The Planococcus donghaensis genome contains a region encoding:
- a CDS encoding glucose-1-phosphate adenylyltransferase, protein MNNKVVAMLLAGGQGSRLKSLTYTIAKPALPFGGKYRIIDFPLSNCTNSGIETVGVLTQYQPHVLHSYIGLGTPWDLDRRNGGVTMLPPYAEIDGNKWYAGTASAIYQNITFLQSCDPEYVLILSGDHIYKMDYEVLVDYHKAHEADVTISVLEVPWEEASRFGIINVDENMKVLEFDEKPENPKSNLASMGVYIFTWKKLKEYLEADNLNEESSHDFGHDILPAMMDNGDKMIAYPFKGYWKDVGTVDSFWEANMDLLDLNSGLNLHDSGWRIYSSNPQLPPQVINKTGNVQSSMVNEGCVISGDVTKSIIFQKVVIEEGAVISESVIMSGVTIHKGAKLHRVIVPPQFEVPEGFEVVDQQDKVVLLTDEEVEKWKERGER, encoded by the coding sequence GTGAATAATAAAGTAGTTGCGATGCTTTTAGCAGGCGGACAAGGAAGTCGACTTAAATCATTAACGTATACAATAGCCAAACCGGCACTTCCGTTTGGTGGGAAATATCGAATCATCGACTTTCCTCTATCGAATTGCACCAATTCAGGAATCGAAACAGTCGGCGTTTTGACTCAATATCAACCCCATGTTCTGCATTCCTATATAGGACTTGGCACACCATGGGATTTGGATCGCCGCAATGGTGGAGTAACCATGCTTCCTCCTTATGCTGAAATAGATGGAAACAAGTGGTATGCAGGAACTGCAAGCGCAATTTATCAAAACATCACTTTTCTTCAGTCATGCGATCCGGAATACGTACTGATTTTATCCGGAGATCATATTTATAAAATGGACTATGAAGTTTTGGTTGATTATCACAAAGCACATGAAGCGGATGTAACCATTTCTGTACTAGAAGTGCCGTGGGAAGAAGCAAGTCGATTTGGGATTATTAATGTCGATGAAAACATGAAGGTGCTGGAATTTGACGAAAAACCAGAAAATCCAAAAAGCAATTTGGCTTCAATGGGCGTCTATATATTTACATGGAAAAAACTAAAAGAATATTTAGAAGCAGATAATTTAAATGAAGAATCTTCCCATGATTTTGGGCATGACATTCTTCCGGCCATGATGGACAATGGGGATAAAATGATTGCCTATCCGTTTAAAGGATATTGGAAAGATGTTGGAACTGTAGATAGTTTCTGGGAAGCGAATATGGATTTACTGGATTTAAATTCTGGCTTGAATCTGCATGATTCTGGATGGCGTATTTATTCTTCGAATCCCCAACTTCCACCACAAGTTATTAACAAAACGGGCAATGTTCAATCCTCTATGGTAAACGAGGGGTGCGTTATTTCAGGCGATGTTACAAAGTCCATCATATTCCAAAAGGTAGTTATTGAAGAAGGTGCTGTAATTTCGGAAAGTGTCATCATGAGTGGAGTGACGATTCACAAAGGGGCTAAATTACATCGAGTGATTGTTCCACCCCAATTTGAAGTGCCGGAAGGATTTGAGGTAGTGGATCAACAGGACAAAGTGGTTCTCTTAACAGACGAAGAAGTAGAAAAATGGAAGGAGCGTGGCGAACGATGA